One Oryza glaberrima chromosome 11, OglaRS2, whole genome shotgun sequence genomic region harbors:
- the LOC127754638 gene encoding temperature-induced lipocalin-1-like, with protein sequence MRVTFDEFYGMPSSVETTQPNPYLSSTNSPRPLIYHPYPSLSRFSFFLPPPHAPSLHAPSTGSGGGLRLHARVATTTGHIEGTTYRTDPASDEAKLKVKFYVPPFLPIFPVVGDYWVLHVDDAYSYALVGQPSLNYLWILCRQPHMDEEVYNQLVERAKEEGHDVSKLKKTAHPDPLSESEQSAGDRGVWWIKSLFGR encoded by the exons ATGAGGGTCACCTTTGACGAGTTCTACGggatgccgtcatcg GTGGAAACCACCCAACCCAATCCTTATCTATCATCCACCAACAGTCCAAGACCACTCATCTATCATCCTTATCCATCCCTCTctcgtttttctttctttcttcctcctccgcacGCACCGAGCTTGCACGCGCCGAGCACCGGGTCTGGCGGCGGCCTCCGACTCCACGCACGAGTAGCGACCACCACCGGCCACATCGAGGGCACCACCTACCGCACCGACCCGGCCAGCGACGAGGCCAAGCTCAAGGTCAAGTTCTACGTGCCCCCGTTCCTCCCCATCTTCCCCGTCGTCGGCGACTACTGGGTGCTCCACGTCGACGATGCCTACTCCTACGCACTCGTTGGCCAGCCCTCCCTCAACTACCTTTGG ATCTTGTGCAGGCAGCCGCACATGGACGAGGAGGTGTACAACCAGCTGGTGGAGAGGGCCAAGGAGGAGGGGCACGACGTGAGCAAGCTGAAGAAGACGGCGCACCCGGACCCGCTGTCGGAGAGTGAGCAGAGCGCCGGCGACCGCGGGGTGTGGTGGATCAAGTCGCTCTTCGGCAGGTAG